The Coffea arabica cultivar ET-39 chromosome 9c, Coffea Arabica ET-39 HiFi, whole genome shotgun sequence nucleotide sequence GGTCTATCAACAGGTAGGGTGGGGAACAGGAGAGGGGAGGGTGGGGGACACGGATGAAGGAGAAAGGTGGGGAACAGGGGTGGTGTTTGGCAGAGGAAGGAAAGTGAACTTTTGTCAATTTTTGTtgcaaaataatttaaaaaaaggcAGCAAGGAGAGGTTAACCAGACTAAAAGTGCCAAATTCACTTGGTCATCACAAAACCCCTAGAGTGGGTCACTGAAAGCAATAGATTTATTCCCATCACAATCACTATCATTAAACCAGCCTAGTGCCATTCCCCTCTATAAAACAGGTGGTAACTTTCACCAGAATGCATAAAAAACGTCTCAATTCTAATGTTACTACAAATCCGGGGTAATGACAGAACAGCAGCCTCCTCGAAAGAGTTAATTATATCGAAAAGGAGAAAAGTTTATGAGCATTCAAATTATTTACGCTTTTTCAGGAAATACTAGATGATGTTTTCCAGTAATTACCGAGATGCATTCAAACAACACTTATGTTCGGTGCCAATTCCTCTTGATAAGTGAAGtttaaataaaagaattaacCACAATCTTCTGCTTTAAGCATGTGTGCTTCATTCTCATCAAACTACGATGACTTTATTTTCCAAATGTTCAAACATCATGTGCATCAAAACACAATAAAACATGGAAGAAATTAAGCACAGACTCAACAAACCTGTTCATAGCCGCCAAGTTTGATTACAGCTCTCCATAATCTGCTTGtaaatgaatgaacaaaataaGCCCAAAAGCACTGAAAGTCTGAAAACTACATGGAAACCCAAAAATTAGGAGAAATACTGACTTAAGGCAATTCAATGGCTCTCCATAGAACTTTGGTGGCTTGAATTCCAAGAACCTCTCTTTGTGGAAAGCTTCCAACTCTTTCATAAAGGCTGCTTGATTTTCCTCTGTTTCTGACTCATCCCCAAGGAAAGCATTTCTATCTGGTAGAAGCATATTAGAAGCTGTTTTCGTATCAGTGTCAGGTTGTACAATGGGTGGATTTTCAAATTCTCCCTCAACCTCATTGTTCAGTTCAACCTCCATCTCTGCTGAGGCACTACCAAATCCCTTGGTTTTTTCATCGTCCGTTGCCAACTCCAAACCAGGCATTTCTTTGCTCAAGCATTTCTCCTTGCTTTCATTCACCACAGTGATCAACTTTGCTTCCTCAGGTTCAACCGCTGAAGATGACCGTACACAAGTCAAACTCTTTTCCATGTCCATCTCCTTGGTTGCAGTTGTAATTGATGACTGAGCACCAGTAAACCCATCTTTCTGTTGTTGAGCCTTCTCGTGTTTGATTTCTAACTCCAAAGGTCTGTCGTCCAGGATCGCTGAATTCTGATCCTGGTTGGCACCATCCAGAACTTTTCCCTCAATCTTCTGACTCTGACCTTCAAAGTCAATTGTTTCAGTATCACATGGGAGTGGCCCACGTGCAGCACCAGGAGAATGCACACCATCATTTTCCTCAATAAGGTCAGCTGGGTCCTTGCTTTGGACGTCAACACTGTGGATATCAGGTTTGCCTAGCTCCTGCTCCAAGATTTCAGCTGAATTGTCACCACGGTCGCATGGAAGTAAGACTTCCTCCTTTATAACTTCCTCCGCATTTTGTATGTCATGGGATCGaggaaaatccttcaaattAACCTGAGGAGGCTGGTTCAAACCCATGTCATCATTACTCTTATTAGAGGCACCAATAATAGCATTCACCCCAGACTGTTGGTTTTCACGGGTATCATCAGTTGTAGAATCAGCCGCCATGAGTGAAACTTTGCTTCTGCAAAATCCCCATGTTATACAAAAGCTCAAAATGTAAAAAAGCCCAGACATGAAATAAACTCAGCAGTATAATAATTATACTGAAGTTATCGATTGAATACTACTCCACAGTATTTCGGTTTATTTAAACACCAAGAAGCAAAAAATGCGACACTCACTAGTTTTAATTTAAATAGCCCGATTCTTCTGTTATTTGCAGCAGCTAATTAGGTTTCAAAAACCATGCCAGTTGCCAGGCCAGCAGCGTCTTACTGAATAAACACCTATTCCGTCTCGTAGGTTATGCTTCTACGTCGTCCCAGGTGCGCGAACCGCCCGTCCtaaatttcaagaaatgttcAATGcgccaagaaaaacaaaaaaaaaaaaataataataagaaaaaataaCTTGGGTAGCAaagaaaggcttggacttggaGGGGTTTAAACCCCTAAACTCGAGAGGGATTAAATTAACGAACCGGAAATTCTTGAGCTGTTCCGATAAGAAAAACCCTAACGCCGGCGATACGAAGAAATTTGTTCACACTATTTATGACGGAGAAATATTACTGAGAAGGGACCAGGTATTTCTTGTTTGTTCTCCGCAATACATTTCCGACTCTCAGGCTGTTGGCAACATGTTGGTGGTTGAAATCATAAAATGGCAAGCGGTGACTTTGGAGTGTTGATATTTTGCTGGGCAGCAATTTTTCACAGTTCTTCAGTACCCGGAAAGAGACAATTACTAAGGCAAGGATAGAAAAGGGTTAATCGAGAA carries:
- the LOC113708974 gene encoding AT-rich interactive domain-containing protein 6-like; amino-acid sequence: MAADSTTDDTRENQQSGVNAIIGASNKSNDDMGLNQPPQVNLKDFPRSHDIQNAEEVIKEEVLLPCDRGDNSAEILEQELGKPDIHSVDVQSKDPADLIEENDGVHSPGAARGPLPCDTETIDFEGQSQKIEGKVLDGANQDQNSAILDDRPLELEIKHEKAQQQKDGFTGAQSSITTATKEMDMEKSLTCVRSSSAVEPEEAKLITVVNESKEKCLSKEMPGLELATDDEKTKGFGSASAEMEVELNNEVEGEFENPPIVQPDTDTKTASNMLLPDRNAFLGDESETEENQAAFMKELEAFHKERFLEFKPPKFYGEPLNCLKLWRAVIKLGGYEQVTACKLWRQVGESFNPPKTCTTVSWTFRGFYEKALLEYEKHKMRCGELPFTDASFVEPSGAGNQAGTSQSSGSGRARRDAAARAMQGWHSQRLLGNGEVGDPIIKDKNLVSTPKHEKQLKSVGLLKRKKASPVDHPLHGASMKVSKPQLDTMVVDIGNPADWVKINVQRTKDCFEVYALVPGLLREEVRVQSDPAGRLVISGQPEQLDNPWGVTPFKKVVSLPSRIDPHQTSAVVTLHGQLFVRVPFEQSDT